One window of Dehalobacterium formicoaceticum genomic DNA carries:
- the sigG gene encoding RNA polymerase sporulation sigma factor SigG produces the protein MLMNKVEICGVNTSKLPVLKNDVMRKLFKDMQNGDLSAREKIISGNLRLVLSVIQRFTNRGENVDDLFQVGCIGLMKATDNFDLSQNVKFSTYAVPMIIGEIRRYLRDNNPIRVSRSLRDVAYKALQVRDKLVNKNSREPSVTEIAKELNIPREEIVFALDAIQEPISLFEPIYHDGGDPIFVMDQIGDEKNHDVQWLEGIAVREALRKLSEREKKIITLRFFEGKTQMEVAEEIGISQAQVSRLEKGALMHLKKQM, from the coding sequence TTGTTAATGAATAAGGTTGAAATTTGCGGCGTTAATACTTCCAAATTACCCGTGTTAAAAAATGATGTGATGAGAAAGCTTTTTAAAGATATGCAAAATGGAGATCTAAGTGCCCGGGAGAAAATTATCAGCGGTAATCTGCGTCTGGTGCTTAGCGTGATTCAAAGATTTACCAATCGGGGAGAAAATGTTGATGATTTATTTCAGGTCGGCTGCATCGGGCTGATGAAGGCTACGGATAATTTCGATCTGTCCCAGAACGTGAAGTTTTCTACCTACGCCGTACCGATGATCATTGGTGAGATCCGGCGTTATTTAAGAGACAACAATCCGATTCGGGTTAGCAGATCTTTACGGGATGTAGCTTACAAAGCCCTCCAGGTACGTGATAAACTGGTGAATAAAAATTCCCGGGAGCCCTCGGTTACAGAAATTGCCAAAGAACTTAATATTCCTCGGGAAGAAATAGTCTTTGCCTTGGATGCGATTCAAGAACCAATTTCTTTATTTGAACCGATTTATCACGACGGCGGTGATCCCATTTTTGTTATGGATCAAATCGGGGATGAGAAGAATCACGATGTTCAGTGGCTGGAGGGGATTGCCGTTCGGGAGGCGCTGAGAAAGCTGAGCGAGCGGGAGAAAAAAATTATTACCTTGCGTTTTTTTGAAGGCAAAACACAAATGGAAGTAGCAGAGGAAATCGGTATTTCTCAGGCCCAGGTATCCCGTTTGGAAAAAGGTGCCTTAATGCATTTAAAGAAACAAATGTAA
- a CDS encoding nucleotidyltransferase family protein produces the protein MEKVYTTDEIKAKLLPVFKAAPIYKAILFGSYAKGNPTRLSDIDIVIDSRGKIRGIDFFGVLEDITEVLDIPVDLIEASQIIDGCRIQQEIAKTGVVIYERESYS, from the coding sequence ATGGAAAAGGTTTATACTACTGATGAAATAAAAGCAAAGCTGCTACCGGTTTTTAAGGCTGCTCCTATTTATAAAGCTATTCTTTTTGGCTCTTACGCAAAAGGAAATCCAACACGGCTAAGTGATATTGATATCGTCATTGACAGTAGAGGAAAAATTCGGGGGATAGATTTTTTCGGTGTTCTTGAGGATATTACCGAGGTACTTGATATTCCAGTAGATCTGATTGAAGCATCTCAAATTATCGATGGATGTCGTATACAACAAGAGATTGCAAAAACGGGAGTAGTAATTTATGAAAGAGAAAGCTATTCTTGA
- the relB gene encoding type II toxin-antitoxin system RelB family antitoxin, producing the protein MSTITVRLNSDEEKLYKEYAEFKNVPLSTLMKEALQEKIEDEIDLKAILAYEQRLENNEVEYISFDEIKKRLEM; encoded by the coding sequence ATGAGTACGATTACAGTTCGATTGAATAGCGACGAAGAAAAACTCTATAAAGAATATGCTGAATTTAAAAATGTTCCTTTGTCAACCTTAATGAAAGAGGCTCTTCAGGAAAAAATTGAAGATGAGATTGATTTAAAGGCAATATTAGCTTATGAACAAAGGCTTGAAAACAATGAAGTTGAATATATTTCTTTTGATGAAATAAAGAAAAGATTGGAAATGTAA
- a CDS encoding type II toxin-antitoxin system RelE family toxin: MKYSILFDKNADKQLRKIDITQQRIIVNWLVNNLENTYNPRIFGKSLKGNLKDYWRYRVGDYRIIAEINDDEVKILIIEIGHRKIFIKSSDWKNRGDRHLYSLVKRKADLKVIDTKLEI, translated from the coding sequence GTGAAATATTCAATACTTTTTGATAAAAATGCAGATAAGCAATTAAGAAAAATAGATATAACTCAACAAAGAATTATAGTTAATTGGCTAGTCAATAACTTAGAAAATACTTATAACCCAAGAATATTTGGTAAATCCCTGAAAGGTAATTTAAAAGATTACTGGCGGTATAGAGTTGGAGACTATAGAATAATCGCTGAAATAAATGATGATGAAGTTAAGATATTAATAATTGAAATAGGTCATAGAAAAATATTTATAAAAAGCTCTGATTGGAAAAACCGGGGGGACAGGCACCTTTATTCACTTGTGAAGCGGAAAGCAGATTTAAAAGTCATAGACACTAAGCTCGAAATCTAG
- a CDS encoding 4Fe-4S binding protein has translation MGIFLISVLLALLFGRIYCGWICPIHTVTRGITWIKKKLHIKSFRIPVSLTKPWVRISVFGLFIALFIFIMVSGKQLPVLPTFFSIGIIVALFFPEELWHRYLCPYGALMSFPARKAKYAMDIDPGACNSCGRCMRICPAKAVEKGEHHYDILKKDCLVCMDCSRGCKQKSIRYRTEAR, from the coding sequence ATGGGGATATTTCTTATCTCAGTCCTTTTGGCCCTCTTATTTGGGCGTATTTACTGCGGCTGGATTTGTCCCATCCATACCGTAACGAGAGGTATTACTTGGATCAAAAAGAAACTGCACATCAAAAGCTTTAGGATTCCGGTATCCCTGACCAAACCATGGGTACGTATTTCTGTTTTTGGGTTGTTTATCGCTTTGTTCATTTTTATTATGGTATCCGGGAAACAGCTGCCTGTTCTTCCTACCTTTTTTTCCATCGGCATTATCGTGGCACTCTTTTTTCCGGAAGAACTATGGCATCGTTATCTATGTCCCTATGGGGCACTGATGAGTTTTCCTGCTCGAAAAGCAAAATACGCCATGGATATTGATCCCGGCGCATGTAACAGCTGCGGAAGATGTATGAGGATCTGCCCGGCCAAAGCCGTGGAAAAAGGTGAGCACCATTATGATATCCTCAAAAAAGACTGTCTTGTTTGTATGGATTGCTCCAGAGGATGTAAGCAAAAGTCGATTCGTTATCGGACTGAAGCTCGATGA
- a CDS encoding Crp/Fnr family transcriptional regulator — protein sequence MRLFNSTNSWITQYNKGQIIHLQNEMCRTMDIVLEGKVAVQKIDEDGGILKINVFSQGGILGANLLFARENYYHMTVVSESPSVLLHISKDLILELSQTNVHFMTGLMTVISDRTLLLTDKIDAISLKTIRQKIIDYLRYEYSLQKSNILKMSITKKDLAERFGIERTSLSRELNKMRKDGLLEYNANTITLKKIDLLK from the coding sequence ATGCGCTTATTTAATTCAACAAATTCTTGGATCACTCAATACAATAAAGGTCAAATCATTCACCTGCAAAATGAAATGTGCCGCACCATGGATATTGTATTGGAGGGTAAAGTAGCTGTGCAAAAAATTGATGAAGATGGCGGAATCTTAAAAATCAACGTATTTTCCCAAGGAGGCATTTTAGGAGCCAACCTCTTGTTCGCCAGGGAAAATTATTATCATATGACGGTGGTTTCCGAATCCCCAAGCGTGCTGCTCCATATTTCTAAGGATCTGATTCTGGAATTAAGTCAAACCAATGTCCACTTTATGACCGGTTTGATGACTGTTATTTCTGACAGGACGCTGCTCTTGACAGATAAGATCGACGCCATTTCCCTGAAGACCATCCGGCAAAAAATAATTGACTATCTAAGATATGAGTACTCCCTGCAAAAAAGCAATATTCTTAAAATGAGTATTACCAAAAAAGATTTAGCAGAAAGATTTGGTATCGAGCGCACTTCTCTTAGCAGGGAATTAAATAAAATGCGTAAAGATGGTTTGTTAGAATATAATGCCAACACCATCACCCTGAAAAAGATCGATCTTCTTAAGTGA
- a CDS encoding 2-oxoacid:ferredoxin oxidoreductase subunit beta, translating to MALDIKTYDMIGDNAWCPGCGNFDILAVLKQTLADLELAPHEVLMVSGIGQAAKTPHYINANGFNGLHGRAVPPAVGAKLANKDLQVIISTGDGDTYGEGGNHLLHNIRRNVDLVHIVHDNQVYGLTKGQGSPTTSLGQITSMQLDGVKVNPLNPVSMALGLGCTFVARSFSGAREHLSGVLKEAIKHPGYALVDVLQNCVSFNKVNTYKWYQDHTYFIDPDHDRTDLQKAFKLAQEWEQGIPLGIFYKVERPTLIDRIPWLKEGKPLIDRAWTPQDAKRFLADFQ from the coding sequence ATGGCTCTTGACATTAAAACCTATGATATGATCGGCGACAACGCCTGGTGTCCCGGCTGCGGCAACTTCGATATTTTAGCAGTCCTAAAACAGACCTTGGCGGATTTAGAGCTGGCACCCCATGAAGTTTTGATGGTTTCCGGAATAGGACAGGCGGCAAAAACCCCCCATTATATTAATGCTAACGGTTTCAATGGACTCCATGGACGGGCTGTCCCACCGGCTGTGGGAGCAAAGCTGGCCAACAAAGATCTGCAGGTCATTATTAGTACCGGAGACGGGGATACCTACGGGGAAGGTGGCAATCATCTCCTTCATAATATCCGCCGAAATGTGGATCTGGTCCATATTGTGCACGATAATCAGGTCTATGGACTGACCAAAGGCCAGGGTTCACCCACTACCTCCTTGGGACAGATTACCAGCATGCAGCTTGACGGGGTTAAGGTTAATCCCTTAAACCCTGTATCCATGGCCCTGGGGCTGGGCTGCACCTTTGTCGCCCGGAGCTTCTCCGGTGCCAGGGAGCATTTAAGCGGTGTTTTGAAGGAGGCCATCAAGCATCCAGGTTATGCTTTGGTAGATGTTTTGCAAAACTGTGTTTCTTTTAACAAGGTCAACACCTATAAGTGGTATCAAGATCACACTTACTTTATTGACCCGGATCATGATCGGACAGATTTACAGAAGGCTTTTAAGCTGGCTCAGGAGTGGGAACAGGGTATCCCCCTAGGGATTTTTTATAAGGTAGAGCGACCCACATTAATTGACAGAATCCCTTGGCTTAAAGAAGGCAAGCCCTTAATTGACAGGGCTTGGACGCCTCAAGATGCAAAAAGATTTCTGGCAGATTTTCAATAA
- a CDS encoding DUF86 domain-containing protein, whose product MKEKAILEKLKDYASQAIQFKDDMTFEEFSNDLKTISACVFSLSQIGELVSRLDVEFVEANNQIPWRKIKGMRNRIVHDYEGIQLNIVWDVLVDFLPELIKSINKIL is encoded by the coding sequence ATGAAAGAGAAAGCTATTCTTGAAAAATTAAAAGACTATGCATCACAAGCCATACAATTCAAAGACGATATGACTTTTGAAGAATTTTCAAACGACTTAAAAACCATATCGGCCTGTGTTTTCAGTCTGAGCCAAATCGGAGAATTAGTAAGTCGGCTGGATGTAGAATTTGTGGAAGCAAACAACCAAATTCCATGGCGAAAGATAAAAGGCATGAGGAACAGGATTGTACATGACTATGAGGGAATTCAGCTTAATATCGTTTGGGATGTTCTGGTGGACTTTCTGCCGGAACTGATTAAAAGCATTAATAAAATTTTGTGA
- the spoIIR gene encoding stage II sporulation protein R, translated as MKGMKIKKRWGWLLLLLGIGAGGFIYGYQEYNAKPLPNNDLIRLHVLANSDSAYDQKVKLLVRDEVIKYMTPYFQEAKTIAEARAKVQEQLPEIQKCAENRLASLGENYSAQAELGDFNFPTKAYGNLVLPSGEYEALRIVLGAGEGKNWWCVLYPPLCFVDISSTIAVRSVDIPEADAEVHPVNAQPAKVVIKFKLWEEVQDLLERRSLAKANENESILHN; from the coding sequence ATGAAAGGCATGAAAATAAAGAAAAGATGGGGCTGGTTATTGCTTCTTTTAGGAATCGGGGCGGGTGGATTTATCTATGGTTATCAGGAATACAATGCCAAACCTCTGCCCAATAATGATTTGATCAGACTGCATGTACTGGCCAACAGTGATTCTGCTTATGACCAAAAGGTGAAGCTTCTGGTAAGGGATGAAGTGATTAAGTATATGACACCTTATTTTCAGGAAGCGAAAACCATAGCAGAGGCGAGAGCAAAGGTACAGGAACAGCTGCCGGAGATCCAAAAATGTGCCGAAAACCGCTTGGCTTCTTTAGGAGAAAATTATTCCGCCCAAGCGGAATTAGGGGATTTTAATTTTCCCACCAAAGCCTACGGAAATTTAGTTCTGCCATCAGGAGAATATGAAGCGTTGCGCATCGTTTTGGGAGCAGGGGAAGGGAAAAATTGGTGGTGTGTACTTTATCCTCCCCTATGTTTCGTTGATATTTCCAGTACTATTGCCGTTCGTTCCGTGGACATACCGGAAGCCGATGCAGAAGTGCATCCGGTGAATGCTCAACCGGCAAAGGTTGTGATCAAGTTCAAGCTTTGGGAGGAAGTACAGGATTTACTGGAAAGAAGATCCTTGGCGAAAGCAAATGAAAATGAGTCGATATTGCACAATTAG
- a CDS encoding 2-oxoacid:acceptor oxidoreductase subunit alpha, whose amino-acid sequence MEYSILVGGAAGQGIETLAGALEKIIKAKGFYLFSNKDYMSRVRGGHNFTQIRFSDSPLTGYWPELDIIMAFDAETLKLHSERLKKGGYIICDEKLAGEKPGLLGLPLEKSAKELGNPRVAGTIAMGAVAKLLGFSTEGLEEVFQKEYKEKIREINIKAFHEGYQMVTPLFDCGPEKEDRQILISGNQALALGALAGGVAFYSGYPMTPSTSIMTYLSEKQAETGIVVEQAEDEIAAINMAIGASYAGVRAMTATSGGGFSLMTEALGLAGITETPLVVINSMRPGPATGFPTRTEQGDLSFILSAGHGEIPRMVISVKNPEDGFYQIQRALNLADKYQLLVIVLSDQFFGDSSRTCLPFDFDSLKIERYLQKDLPEDHEHHLRYRLTENGISPRVIPGKFPGVTVLADSDEHDERGNITESAEMRIAMMEKRMNKLKLLQEELQEPEYLGVENPQYLCIAWGSTQGPVQEAIEILNKEGIAIGALVFGDIWPLPLKNLEKYAAHAEKIINIEQNYLGQMARLIRQETGIKCTDSILKYDGRPFNAYEIVQRLKKEVF is encoded by the coding sequence ATGGAATATAGTATTTTAGTTGGCGGTGCCGCCGGGCAAGGGATCGAAACGCTGGCCGGTGCTTTGGAAAAAATAATCAAAGCCAAGGGTTTTTATCTTTTTTCCAACAAGGATTATATGTCCAGGGTGCGGGGCGGCCATAACTTTACCCAGATCAGATTCAGCGACAGCCCTTTAACCGGTTATTGGCCGGAATTGGATATTATTATGGCTTTTGATGCCGAAACCTTAAAACTCCACAGTGAACGCCTCAAAAAAGGCGGATATATCATTTGCGATGAAAAGCTGGCCGGGGAAAAACCTGGTCTCTTGGGACTGCCCTTGGAAAAATCAGCCAAAGAACTGGGCAATCCCAGGGTAGCCGGCACCATTGCCATGGGGGCCGTGGCCAAGCTGCTGGGTTTCAGCACAGAAGGTCTGGAAGAGGTTTTCCAAAAAGAGTATAAGGAAAAAATCAGGGAAATAAATATCAAAGCTTTTCATGAAGGTTATCAAATGGTGACCCCACTTTTTGATTGCGGCCCGGAAAAAGAGGACCGCCAGATCCTAATCAGCGGTAATCAAGCCCTTGCCCTGGGTGCTTTGGCGGGAGGAGTGGCTTTTTATTCCGGTTATCCCATGACCCCCTCCACCAGTATTATGACCTATCTTTCGGAAAAGCAAGCGGAGACAGGAATTGTCGTCGAGCAGGCCGAGGATGAGATTGCTGCGATTAACATGGCAATTGGTGCCTCATACGCCGGAGTGCGGGCAATGACTGCCACTTCCGGAGGAGGTTTTTCGCTGATGACGGAGGCCTTGGGGCTGGCCGGGATCACTGAAACTCCCCTAGTGGTCATTAACTCTATGCGGCCCGGTCCGGCAACAGGCTTTCCCACCCGGACAGAGCAGGGGGATCTAAGCTTTATCCTCTCCGCCGGACATGGGGAAATCCCCCGAATGGTAATATCTGTGAAAAATCCTGAGGACGGCTTTTACCAAATCCAGCGCGCCCTCAATCTGGCGGATAAATACCAGCTACTGGTAATTGTCCTCTCCGACCAGTTTTTCGGCGACAGCAGCCGTACTTGTCTCCCCTTTGATTTTGACAGTTTAAAAATAGAAAGGTATCTCCAGAAGGATCTGCCTGAGGATCATGAGCACCATCTTCGTTACCGTCTTACGGAAAACGGAATTTCTCCCCGGGTAATCCCCGGCAAATTCCCTGGTGTCACAGTGCTGGCCGACAGCGATGAACATGATGAGCGGGGCAATATTACCGAATCAGCGGAGATGCGTATCGCTATGATGGAAAAGCGCATGAATAAATTAAAGCTGCTGCAAGAGGAACTGCAGGAGCCGGAATACCTGGGTGTGGAAAATCCTCAGTATCTATGTATCGCCTGGGGCTCAACCCAGGGACCGGTACAAGAAGCCATAGAAATCCTTAATAAGGAAGGAATAGCCATTGGGGCATTGGTTTTTGGCGATATTTGGCCCTTGCCGTTAAAAAATCTGGAAAAGTATGCTGCCCATGCCGAGAAGATCATAAATATCGAGCAGAATTACCTGGGTCAAATGGCCCGGCTGATCCGTCAGGAAACAGGTATTAAATGCACCGACAGCATCTTAAAATATGACGGCCGTCCCTTTAATGCTTATGAAATTGTGCAGCGGTTGAAAAAGGAGGTTTTTTAA